Proteins from a single region of Spirulina major PCC 6313:
- a CDS encoding helix-turn-helix transcriptional regulator, protein MPHPYAKSKAFTRLLLLIRTLLDYPGVGQPEPSHDGHANANRTRHTAIAPLRDRLRQVATEQGYTWPEHYPSVATLNKDLGYLREWGILERRMYRWGYYLGTGVMRKPELKAALDALHSQAQNQGDPTIRQMYHTLAQRLRGFQFARDLPLSYPVRQIFNRAIHWTDPAEMMARGAMRETLFHQIAGLEEAIAHGQAIEISQRVDRYQGNQVGMIAIWPLQLLYYDIAWYLVYETCEDGCLRITRMDRLGNYCQALTFNSRGIAAQAQSLEGVYQLLANGWGLKLGNRDEQRAELAGTLDLERARVRFFPPVAAFIAEGETRHPRQVMRWDARRQHLDYEVSLPPRSLDEFGIWVQRYASHAQVLAPELLVERHRQLAHDLAKRYGLL, encoded by the coding sequence TTGCCCCATCCCTACGCTAAATCGAAAGCCTTCACGCGGCTGCTTCTTTTGATCCGGACATTGTTGGACTATCCCGGTGTGGGTCAACCGGAACCGTCACACGATGGGCACGCTAACGCGAATCGCACCCGTCACACTGCGATCGCGCCCCTGCGCGATCGCCTCCGTCAAGTGGCCACCGAACAAGGCTACACCTGGCCGGAACACTATCCATCTGTGGCCACCTTGAATAAGGACTTGGGCTATCTGCGCGAGTGGGGGATTTTGGAGCGGCGGATGTATCGCTGGGGCTATTACCTCGGTACGGGGGTGATGCGTAAACCGGAGTTGAAAGCGGCGCTGGATGCTCTCCACTCCCAAGCCCAAAACCAAGGCGACCCGACGATCCGCCAGATGTATCACACCCTTGCCCAACGCCTGCGGGGGTTTCAGTTTGCGCGGGATCTGCCCCTGTCCTATCCGGTGCGCCAAATTTTTAACCGGGCGATCCATTGGACAGACCCCGCTGAAATGATGGCACGAGGGGCGATGCGTGAGACGCTGTTTCATCAGATTGCTGGACTGGAGGAAGCGATCGCTCACGGTCAAGCGATCGAAATTTCCCAACGAGTGGATCGCTACCAAGGCAATCAAGTGGGGATGATCGCCATCTGGCCGCTACAACTGCTCTACTACGATATCGCTTGGTATTTGGTCTATGAAACCTGTGAGGATGGCTGTTTAAGGATCACCCGCATGGATCGCCTCGGCAACTATTGCCAGGCGCTCACGTTCAACAGTCGAGGCATTGCCGCCCAAGCCCAAAGCCTCGAAGGGGTCTATCAGTTGTTGGCTAATGGGTGGGGGCTGAAGTTGGGAAACCGGGACGAGCAGCGGGCGGAACTGGCGGGGACCTTGGATCTGGAGCGGGCAAGGGTGCGATTTTTTCCGCCGGTGGCGGCGTTCATTGCGGAGGGGGAAACACGCCATCCCCGGCAGGTGATGCGATGGGATGCGCGGCGGCAACATTTGGATTATGAGGTGTCGTTACCGCCTCGCTCGTTGGATGAGTTTGGCATTTGGGTGCAACGTTATGCCAGCCACGCCCAGGTATTAGCGCCGGAGTTATTGGTGGAGCGGCATCGTCAACTGGCCCATGATTTGGCGAAACGTTACGGTCTGCTTTAA